The bacterium nucleotide sequence GCCGTCTGAGATGTCCGGGGTGTTCGGTCCATTGGAGACGAGCAGACAGTTGTCGCCGTGGCCGTCGAACGGCTGGCAGATGACGCCGCCGGCGCCGTCGGTGACCGTGCCCGCGCCGTCGCAGACCCCGTCGTCGTCGCAGTCGGGATCGGTCGGGCCGCAGGCCGGATAGAACGGGCTCGCCACTTCCTGGCCGTCGGAAAGACCGTCGCCGTCGGTGTCGGGGTTATTCGGATCCGTGCCGAAGACGCCTTCCTCCAGGTCGTTCGGAAGGCCGTCGCCGTCGCTGTCGTTGCCCACGGAGTTGCTCCCTCCCGGCTCGCAGGCGTCTCCTGCGGAGCTACCGAAGGTGTTCTCCTGACCGGGATTTGGAACCAACGGGCAATTGTCGGAACCGTCGTTGACCGTGTCGCCGTCGTCGTCATCGTCGCAGGGGTTGCCCAGGCCGTCGCCGTCCGTGTCCGTCAGGTCGGTCGAGGCCACGCTGTCGCAGTTGTCCACGCTATCGATGATGCCGTCCCCGTCGCTGTCACCCGGTACAGTCGGGGTGTCGCAGGCGTCGCCCGTGCCGTCGCCATCGGCGTCGGCTTGGTCGGTGTTGGCGACGAGCGGGCAGTTGTCGGAGCCGTCGTTGACCGTGTCTCCGTCATCGTCGTCGTCGCAGGGATTCCCCTGGCCGTCACCGTCCGTGTCCGTCAGGTCGGTCGAGGCCACGCTGTCGCAATTGTCCACGCTGTCGATGATGCCGTCCCCGTCGCTATCCGGGATCGCGCCGGCTTCGCAGGCGTCGCCAATGCCGTCGGCGTCCGCGTCGGCCTGGGTCGCGTTGGCCACGAGGATGCAGTTGTCGTCGCAATCGGTCGTATCACCAGAGACGCACTTGCCGTCACCGATCGTGCCCGAGGCGTCTCCGTCGTCCAAGATGCCGTCGTTGTCGTCGTCCGGGTCACAGACGTTGCCCAGGCCGTCGGAATCCGTGTCCGTCAGGTCGGTTGACGGCACGCTGTCGCAGTTGTCGACGGCGTCCGGAATCCCGTCGCCGTCGGCGTCGCCGGGAAGGTCGCAGGCATCGCCGATGCCGTCGCTGTCCGCGTCCTGCTGGCCGGCGTTCGCCGTCACCAGGCAGTTGTCGTCGCAGCCGGAGGTCGCCCCGCCCGTGCAGCGGTTGTCCCCGACAATGCCGGAACCGTCGCCGTCATCGAGAATGCCATCGTTGTCGTCATCCGGGTCGCAGGGATTGCCCAGACCGTCCATATCCGTGTCGGTGAGGTCGGTTGAGGGCACTGTGTCGCAATTATCCACGCTGTCGATGATACCGTCACCGTCCGTATCCGTTCCGCCTCCCGGCGTGTCGTTCAGGTCGCAGGCGGCATCGATCCCGTCGCCGTCGGCGTCGACTCCCGTCTTGGTCTGGGGGGTGCCGTCCACCTGGCTGATGCACTTAGTGGGCGGGCAGCCGCCGTTGGCGGCCGAGCCGGCCTCGGTCGGGCATAGGTCGACATCGTCGACCAGGCCGTCACCATCGGTGTCGGTCGTGCCGGGCACATCGCAAACGTCACCGATGGCGTCGCCATCCGCGTCCGCCTGATCGGCGTTCGAGTCGAACTGGCAGTTGTCGTCGCAGGACGTCGTGGCCCCACCGGTGCACTTTCCGTCACCGATCGTGCCCGAACCGTCGCCGTCATCGAGAATCCCGTCGTTGTCATCATCCGCGTCGCAGGCGTCGCCTTCCGCGTCGCCGTCATGGTTTTCCTGGCCGGGATTCGGAACGGACACGCAGTTGTCCACGTCGTCGTTGACGCCGTCGCCGTCCGTGTCGGTCGGAACCGTCGGGGTGACGGTCACGCTGTCATCGCACGACCCGCCGAGGCCGGTCGCATTCAAGGTATACGTCGTCGCCGAGGCCGGATTCACATGCTCCGTTCCGGAGAGATCGGTCGAGATCGTCGCGTCTCCGGCCTTGACGGTGGCCGAGGTCGCGTTGGTCGTCTCCCAAGTGATGTCGAAGCCGCCCGAGGCAACCGCGGCCTTGGTGATGTTGCAGGTCGGGGCCGGGGGCGGCTGGTTGTCCGAGCCGATGATCCGCACATTGTGGAGCCATGCGTATTCGCTGCTCATGTCCTCAGGTGCGATCGGGGCGCCGCCTTCGGTGCAGATGGCGTAATTGACGTCCGGAACCTTGACCGTCAGGTTCAGGACGTCGATCTTCGCCCCGTCGCTGACCTTCATCGGGCATTTGCCGTCGTTCGCCGTGTATCCGGAGAAATCCAGGGTTACGGCCGTATTGCTCGTCGTGCTGCAACCGGCCTCGGCGTTCGGGCCGGTAGAGACGCACTTGCGGATCGCCATGCCATAAGTAGCGCCGTCGGGCGGGGTGTTGTACACGAGGAGGCCCTCGGGAATCGAGATCGTCTGCTCGCCGAAGAGCCGGATGGCCTTCTTACATTGACGCTTGGCGTCGTCCGAATCGTAAGAACCGTTTCCGTTGTTGTAAAGGTCGACCGCGAGCTTCAGGGCGGATCCGCTGCCGTTTGAGATGTCACAGTAGATGTCCCCCCACGCCGCTTCCGCCTTCTTGGGGGCGAGTCCGATGACCGCCGCCAATGTAAGGAGAATAAGACCGCCACGAACGAACCGCTTGCAAGACGCCATAAAATGCCTCCGTGCGGAGGTTGGCTCACCTCCGTCGGCCGCATTATCGCGGGCAGCCCATAAAAGTTGCTCAATACTTGGGAAAATAAGGGTTCTGGGATAGAAAGCAATAAGGGCCGCCCCCCTTTCCGGGGAGCGGCCCTTCCGACCTTGCGGTCTCACTCTGATCTAGTCTTCTTTTCTGCCCCCGCGAACCGCTCCCAGAAGGAGACCCGGGAGGCCGATGGAGAACGACATCATCAGCCCGTCTGATCCCATCGCCGTCGCGCCCGGAACCAGAGAACAGCCGCCCTCACCCGCGCCTCCCTTGAAGAAGGCCAGGGTCAGATCGCAGATGTCACCGATGTCGTTGTTATTCTTGTCCTCCTGGTCGGCGTTCGGGTTGAACGGGCAGTTGTCCGTCTGATCCGGCACTCCGTCGCCGTCGAAATCGCCCTCGCAAGCGTCGCCGACGCCGTCGCCGTCCGTGTCGAGCTGGATCTCTCCGTCCAAGATGCCCGGGGTCGCCGGACCATTGGAGACGATCACGCAGTTGTCACCGTGGCCCTCGAAGGGCGTGCAGATCACATTGCCCACGCCGTCTCCCACCGTCGCCGGACCGTCGCAGATGCCATCATTGTCGCAATCCGGGTCGAGCGGTCCGCAGACGGGATAGAACGGGCTCTGGACTTCCTCGCCGTCGCTCAGACCATCGTTGTCCGTATCGGGATCGTTCGGATCCGTTCCGAAGTTGCCCTCCTCATCGTTCGGAATACCGTCGCCGTCGGTGTCATTGACGGACTCGTCAAAAACGTTGTCGCAGATGTCGCCCACACCGTCGCCGTCCGCGTCCGCCTGGGAGGGGTTCACGGCAAAGGGGCAGTTGTCCGACGTGTTGGGGATGCCGTCTCCGTCCATGTCCGGATTCTCGAAGTCGCAGGACGCTCCGGTCGAGTGGGCCGGATCCAGCGGGGCGCAGTCGGCCCCGTCGCCCAATCCGTCATTGTCCGTATCGGGATCGTTCGGATCGGTGCCGAGCGTGATCTCCAGCGGAGTGCAAACGCCGTCCCCGTCCTGATCCTGGCAGTCATCGCACGCGTCGCCCAAGGAATCGCCGTCGGCGTTCTCCTGGCCCGGGTTCGCGATCAGCGCGCAGTTGTCCGAACCGTCGGGCACGCCGTCGCCGTCATCGTCCGTGTCGCAGGGATTGCCCTGGCCGTCGGCATCCGTATCCGTCAGATCGGTCGAGGCCGTCGTGGGGCAGTTGTCCGACGCATCGGGAATACCATCGCCGTCCGTGTCCACCACCGCCGTGACCGGGTCGCAGGCGTCACCCAGGCCGTCCGCATCGGAGTCCGTTTGCGCCGGGTTGGGGACGCTGGGACAGTTGTCGCTTACATCCGGCACGCCGTCGCCGTCGTCGTCCGCGTCGCAGACGTCGCCGGCGCCG carries:
- a CDS encoding thrombospondin type 3 repeat-containing protein — translated: MASCKRFVRGGLILLTLAAVIGLAPKKAEAAWGDIYCDISNGSGSALKLAVDLYNNGNGSYDSDDAKRQCKKAIRLFGEQTISIPEGLLVYNTPPDGATYGMAIRKCVSTGPNAEAGCSTTSNTAVTLDFSGYTANDGKCPMKVSDGAKIDVLNLTVKVPDVNYAICTEGGAPIAPEDMSSEYAWLHNVRIIGSDNQPPPAPTCNITKAAVASGGFDITWETTNATSATVKAGDATISTDLSGTEHVNPASATTYTLNATGLGGSCDDSVTVTPTVPTDTDGDGVNDDVDNCVSVPNPGQENHDGDAEGDACDADDDNDGILDDGDGSGTIGDGKCTGGATTSCDDNCQFDSNADQADADGDAIGDVCDVPGTTDTDGDGLVDDVDLCPTEAGSAANGGCPPTKCISQVDGTPQTKTGVDADGDGIDAACDLNDTPGGGTDTDGDGIIDSVDNCDTVPSTDLTDTDMDGLGNPCDPDDDNDGILDDGDGSGIVGDNRCTGGATSGCDDNCLVTANAGQQDADSDGIGDACDLPGDADGDGIPDAVDNCDSVPSTDLTDTDSDGLGNVCDPDDDNDGILDDGDASGTIGDGKCVSGDTTDCDDNCILVANATQADADADGIGDACEAGAIPDSDGDGIIDSVDNCDSVASTDLTDTDGDGQGNPCDDDDDGDTVNDGSDNCPLVANTDQADADGDGTGDACDTPTVPGDSDGDGIIDSVDNCDSVASTDLTDTDGDGLGNPCDDDDDGDTVNDGSDNCPLVPNPGQENTFGSSAGDACEPGGSNSVGNDSDGDGLPNDLEEGVFGTDPNNPDTDGDGLSDGQEVASPFYPACGPTDPDCDDDGVCDGAGTVTDGAGGVICQPFDGHGDNCLLVSNGPNTPDISDGDIQLDTDGNGVGDVCEGDMDGDGIGDDTDNCPFLVNKDQNDSDSNGIGDACDPNFSFLQGGGGGCGCRMDGGASQTKDALPLMAMGLPLILFRILRKKRAVNQA